In Candidatus Hydrogenedentota bacterium, a single window of DNA contains:
- a CDS encoding SAM-dependent methyltransferase → KVASFVAPGGRVLIVARGRDAHEPEGSIPWPLTREELQLCTLEGLVEESFEDYVEEIDPPVRRFRVVYARTR, encoded by the coding sequence AAGGTGGCATCCTTCGTGGCGCCCGGCGGACGCGTCTTGATCGTGGCGCGAGGACGCGACGCGCACGAGCCGGAAGGAAGCATACCCTGGCCGTTGACACGCGAAGAACTGCAACTCTGCACCCTTGAAGGATTGGTGGAAGAATCCTTCGAAGACTATGTCGAAGAAATCGACCCGCCCGTCAGACGGTTCAGGGTTGTCTACGCAAGAACGCGCTAG